The region GGCGCTGCGGTTCTTTATGCAATCGGCGAAACCTGGGTGCCGCTCATTGTGGGGGCTGTTGCAGGCACCATGCTGGGCATGGAGCTGACCAAACGGTTTGGCCCTAAAGACTGATATTTTCTTTTGCGCACAAAAACGGCGGCACCCTGCAACAGGGAACCGCCGTTTGATATCAAATCCGGGTGCAGATTCTAGAAAGCTTTGCCTTCGGTCACAGCCCATGTGCTGACGCCCGCTTCGCCGGGAATCTCGCCGGATGCACCAACAGCAGGTGCTTCTTCCGTCACCGTCACGCAGGCTTCCGGCTCACCTTCGAAGGTTGTGCAGATGTCCTGCCCGTTGACCGTCCATGTGCCGCTGGAGGTGGTGCCGTCGGGAAGCTGACGCTCAACCGATGAGGCATCGGGATAGTGCAGCATGACAACAGCGCCGTCGGGGCCGGTGAGTGTCACCGAGTTGCCAACAAGGCCCGCGCCAACGTTTGCGAAAGCAGCAACAGCGCCCGCGCCGGTCAACAATGCGGCAAGCGCCGCGCTCTTAAGAAGTCGCATAGAAAATCTCCCTGGATTTCTGTGGATTAGGTATCCCACGCGGCGCAAACGTTAACCACGAATGCGCGTATATGCCAGAGGTTTTAGGGAGATATTCAGCCTAGTTGCGTGGCGGGCGCATCATGAAAACGATCAGCCACAGGGGAATGATCACCACAATGCCCAGCATCAGGTTGGGCAGGGCCAGGTTCCAGCCGCGCGCAATGAGGTTGCCGATGTCGGCGGGTGTCGCGCCGATTTGTGCCAGCACGGAGGTTGCATCCGTTCCCAGCAGGTGAAGCACGACCGCAATTGCCGCAGAAACCGCAGCAAGCCGCCAAAGAACAGACACCAGATCAAACAGCATTGCCGGCTTCCCCAAGCCTGATTGAGCGCCCGCCTCCGTGTGGTGTGAGCGCTGCACACCGTCTGTTTAACTTATAACCGTTTAAGCGGGGTTGACGAAATAGGGGGGGCGGGCACGCGCCGGGCGCGCTCAGCGCCTGTTACTGGACCGTCAGCTAATGCCGCGCATCCGTTCCGAGCGCCGCCGCAGCAGTTCAACGGCCGTAAGCAGCGCGATCGAGACGATCACCAAAGATGTGGCGACTGCCAGAATGGTGGGTGAAATCTGCTCGCGGATGCCCGCCCACATCTGCCGCGGGATTGTCCGCTCTTCAAATCCCGCCATGAACAGCACCACCACCACTTCGTCAAACGAGGTGACAAACGCAAACAACCCGCCGGACACAACGCCGGGCAGGATGATCGGCATTGTCACCTTGAAAAAGGCTGTGTGCGGCGGGGCGCCAAGCGACTGTGCGGCGCGCGTGAGGTTATGGTCATAGCCCGCAAGCGTTGCGGTGACGGTAATGATGACAAACGGAATGCCCAGTGCCGTATGCGCCAGAATGATGCCCAGATGAGTTTGGGCCAGCCCGACGGCTGAATAGAAAAAATACATGCCGGTGGCGGTAATAATGATCGGCACGATCATCGGCGAAATCAGCACTGCCATGATGGTGCGTCGATAGGGCATGGCGGGGCTTGCAAGTCCAAGCGCTGCGAGTGTGCCGAGGCCCGTTGCCATCAGCGTGGCGGCAATACCGATAACAAAACTGTTGCGGATTGAATGCAGCCACTGGTCGTTTTCAAAAATGTCGCGGTACCAGCGCATGGAAAATGCGTCGGGTTCCAGCGCCAGCATTTGCGGCGTGAAGGTAAAGTAGGGCTGGGCGTTGAACGACAGCGGCACGATGATGAGCAGCGGCGCGATCAAAAAAACAAAAATCGCCGCGCACATAACGCGAAAGCCATAATACCAGGCGCGCTCACCAGTGCTTGCATAAATGGGTGGCGGCATCAGCCAAGCCTCATCTTGTCAACGCCCACCAGTCGGTCATACAGCCAGTAAAGTGCCAGTACGCCCGCCAGCAATATGGCACCCAGCGCCGCGGCCAGCCCCCAGTTGAGGCTTTCCTGCATGTGAAACGCGATGAGATTTGAAATCAGTTGCCCGGTGCGCCCGCCCACGAGCGCCGGCGTGATGTAGTACCCCACTGCCAGAATGAAAACGAGCACGGCACCTGCCCCGATGCCCGGCGCTGTCAGTGGCAGATAGACTTTGAAAAACGCCGTTGATGCGCTTGCCCCAAGCGACTGTGCCGCACGGGTGAGCGACGGCGGAATGCCACGCATCACCGCATATAGCGGCAGCACCGTAAACGGCAGCAGAATATGCGTCATCGCCACCAGTGTGCCGATCTGGTTGTAGATAAGCTGCACACGCCCGCCGTCGGAAATAATGCCGGACCACACCATAAGGTCATTGAGTACGCCTTGGGTTTGCAGCATGGCTATCCATGCGGTTGTCCGTACAAGGAGCGATGTCCAGAACGGCAGCAGCACCAGTATCATCAGCAGGTTGGCGCGGGCGGGTGGCATATGCGCCATCAGGTAGGCAATGGGAAACCCCAGCACCAGGCACAGTACCATCACCAGGGCCGACACCCACAAGGTGCGCCAGAACAACTGTACATACAGCCGCTGCTCTTCCGCGTTGAGCACGATGTTTCCGTCCGCATCCAGCGTGCGGTCAATCGCGGACAGATAAAATATCGGCGTTACGGGCTTCGATACGCGCGAGATTGCTGCCCACAGGTCACGCTGAGCCCAGCGGTCATCAAGGGCTGGCAGTGTCTGGGTATAGGGTGCTTCAAGGTCAGCCGCGCGGCGGGCGGTTTGCATGAACAGCGAGCGCGTGCCGGGCATTTCGTAGTTGAGGCGCGTTGCCGCCTGACCAATGGTGCGGTTGGCGCGGGCAACGCGCATGTCGTCCACGAGGGCTGCATACACAGCCTCGTCCGGCACGCCGTCGCCGCTCCACTGCTCAATAACCTGACTTACCTGCGGCATCACCTGCGAAAATACCGGCGCATACGCGCTGCGGGTGAGCATGGAAAAAATAGGTACAATGAAGGTAATCAGCAGGAAAATGAGCAGCGGCGCAACGAGCCCCAGCGCCTTCCAGCGCGCGTGCCGGTTTGCCCGTTGAAGCTGCCGCTTCAGTTCGGGGTCGGGTGCAGAAACGGCGGCTGCATCGGCAGCGGTCATGCGATTGATCCGGAAACAAACGAAACGCGAGGCGGTGCTGACCGAAAATCACTGGCAGATCACCAGATCATTCTCTTAGCAGGTTGGCGGCAATATCGGAACGTGGGCTATTTTTTCCGCGCGACGACGTACCAGCTTCTCTTTGCACCTGCAAAATACCGCGCGTCGATGATCTCGAAACCCTGTGATGAAATCATGTCCTCCAGTTCCTTCTTGCTGAAGAAGGCGACATAGGGGGCCTTGCGAAACAGTTGTGCAGCGGCGATCAAAATCCGAAAGAACACGTTGTAGCGCCCAAGGCAGGCGGATTTCGAAATGAAGAGGCCGCCGGGTTTCAGGAGCGTGTGGATCGATTTTGCAGCGCCGGGAACATCGTCCAGCAAATGCAGGAAGTTGAACGCCAGCACGACGTCATAGGGACCAGGCGGAATGCGCTCATCGGTCAAGGTGGCGGGTAAGAAAGTAATATTGGCCACGCCAAGTCTTTCAGCCTTTTCCTGACCGATTGCAATCATGCTACCCGAGATGTCCGTCGCTGTGATGTGGCCTGCGCTGCCAGCAAGCTGAAGCGCAGTTGATCCGGTGCCGCATCCGACCTCAAGAACCGCATCGTTCAATGTCAGATGTCTGCGTGTTTCTTCCAACGTCTCCTGATAGGCGCGCTCATTTTGTATTGGCTGCAATGCGTATTTTGGTGCGGCCTTATCCCAGAAATCTTCTGCCTTGATCATGTTCGTTCCATGCGGTTTTTGGTCAAAAACGAGAAGGCCGGAGCAGTGCGCCGCTCCGGCCTTTCAATAGTCAGTACACAGTATTTTTGAAGAAAATGAAATGCCGGGCAGGAATGCTATTGAGCAAGCCAGGCATTGAAACGCTGCTCGAGTTCGTCATTGAAATCCGCCCAGAACTCATAATCGTTTTGAAGCGCATTGGCGAAACGTTCCGGCGTGGTCGGCATATGGGAAGCCATGTCCACGTCGGGATATTCCGCATGTGCGCCGAGCAATGGCAGCGACGAGGCGCGGGCAGGGCCATAGGCAATCCAGCTTGCCTGACCCACCAGACCTTCCGTCGAGGTGGCGTAGGACACAAAGTCCATGGCCAGATCGGTGTTCTTGCCGCCCTTGGGCATCACCCACAGGTCCAGATCCCAAATCTGCCGGTCCCAGATGATTTCAAACGGCTGACCTTCCGTGATCTGGGCATTGAAGATGCGGCCATTGAAGGCGTTGGTCATCACGACTTCGCCGTCCGCCAGAAGCTGTGGCGGCTGCGCACCTGCTTCCCACCAGATGACGTCACCCTTGATGGTGTCGAGTTTTGCAAACGCCCGATCAAGCCCTTCAGGTGTCCGCAGTGTCTGATATACATCTTCGGCGGCGACACCGTCAGCCATCAGCGCCAGTTCAAGATTGATCTTCGGGATTTTG is a window of Pyruvatibacter sp. DNA encoding:
- a CDS encoding methyltransferase domain-containing protein — its product is MIKAEDFWDKAAPKYALQPIQNERAYQETLEETRRHLTLNDAVLEVGCGTGSTALQLAGSAGHITATDISGSMIAIGQEKAERLGVANITFLPATLTDERIPPGPYDVVLAFNFLHLLDDVPGAAKSIHTLLKPGGLFISKSACLGRYNVFFRILIAAAQLFRKAPYVAFFSKKELEDMISSQGFEIIDARYFAGAKRSWYVVARKK
- a CDS encoding ABC transporter permease, with translation MTAADAAAVSAPDPELKRQLQRANRHARWKALGLVAPLLIFLLITFIVPIFSMLTRSAYAPVFSQVMPQVSQVIEQWSGDGVPDEAVYAALVDDMRVARANRTIGQAATRLNYEMPGTRSLFMQTARRAADLEAPYTQTLPALDDRWAQRDLWAAISRVSKPVTPIFYLSAIDRTLDADGNIVLNAEEQRLYVQLFWRTLWVSALVMVLCLVLGFPIAYLMAHMPPARANLLMILVLLPFWTSLLVRTTAWIAMLQTQGVLNDLMVWSGIISDGGRVQLIYNQIGTLVAMTHILLPFTVLPLYAVMRGIPPSLTRAAQSLGASASTAFFKVYLPLTAPGIGAGAVLVFILAVGYYITPALVGGRTGQLISNLIAFHMQESLNWGLAAALGAILLAGVLALYWLYDRLVGVDKMRLG
- a CDS encoding ABC transporter permease, with the protein product MPPPIYASTGERAWYYGFRVMCAAIFVFLIAPLLIIVPLSFNAQPYFTFTPQMLALEPDAFSMRWYRDIFENDQWLHSIRNSFVIGIAATLMATGLGTLAALGLASPAMPYRRTIMAVLISPMIVPIIITATGMYFFYSAVGLAQTHLGIILAHTALGIPFVIITVTATLAGYDHNLTRAAQSLGAPPHTAFFKVTMPIILPGVVSGGLFAFVTSFDEVVVVLFMAGFEERTIPRQMWAGIREQISPTILAVATSLVIVSIALLTAVELLRRRSERMRGIS